The DNA region CCGGGGCCCAGCGCGGGCCCGGTGACCTCGGTCAGCAGATGCGGGAGCACGATCAACGGTTCCTTGGGATGCCGCAGCGCCGTCGACCGGTATCCGGCGTAGCCGAGCGGCGGATGCGTGCCTTCCGGATCGCGCCGGTAGCGCGGGAGACTCAGTTCTGCGGGTGCGGCCATGCTGTTCCCTCCAGCGCTGGTCAGTGGGTCACTGGGCTTCGAGGACGACGGCCAGCCCCTGACCGACGCCGATGCAGATGGCGGCCAGGCCCCACCGGCCGCCGCTGCGGCGCAGGTGGTGGGCCAGGGTGCCGAGGATCCGGCCGCCGGAGGCACCCAGCGGATGCCCGATCGCGATCGCGCCGCCGTTCACGTTGACGATCTCCGGGTCGAGCTTCGACCAGTCCCGCAGGCAGGCCAGCGACTGCGCGGCGAAGGCCTCGTTCAGTTCCACCGCCGCCAGGTCTTCCCAGCCGATCCCGGCCCGCTCCAAGGCGATCTCGGCGGCGCGCACCGGGCCGATGCCGAAGACGTCCGGGTCGACGCCCGCCGCGCCCCGGCCGGCGATCCGGGCCAGCGGCGCCTTGCCGAGCCGCTTAGCGGCCCTCTCGTCGCCGAGCAGCAACGCGGAGGCGCCGTCGTTCAGCGGCGACGCGTTCGCCGCCGTGACCGTCCCTTGTGGACGGAAGACGGGCTTCAGCTTCGCGAGCTTCTCCTGGCTGGAGTCCGGCCGGATGCCTTCGTCGCGGGCGAGTTCGACACCCTCGACCGGGACGACGTGGTCGTCGTAGAAGCCCTCGTCCCAGGCGCGGGCGGCGTTGACGTGGCTGCGGACGGCGAACGCGTCCTGCTCGTCGCGGCCGATGCCGTAGCGCTCCGCGAGCTGCTCGGTGGACTCGCCGAGCGAGACCGTCCACTGCTCGGGCATCTTCGGGTTGACCATGCGCCAGCCCAGCGCGGTGGAGTACAGCGTCTGGTTGCCCGCCGGGAAGGCCTTCTCCGGTTTCTGCATGACCAGCGGCGAGCGGCTCATCGACTCGACGCCGCCCGCGACGGCGAGCGAGGCGTCGCCGACCTGGACCGACCGGCTGGCCTGCATGACGGCGTCGAGACCGGAGCCGCACAGCCGGTTGACCGTGGCACCGGGCACGGTCGTCGGCCAGCCCGCCAGCAGCGCCGCCATCCGCGCGACGTTGCGGTTGTCCTCGCCCGCGCCGTTCGCGTCGCCGAGCACGACCTCGTCGACGGTGGCCGGGTCGAGGTCGTTGCGCTCGGCCAGTGCCCGCAGCACGGTGGCGGCGAGATCGTCCGGGCGTACCCCGGACAGAGCGCCGCCGTACTTGCCGAACGGGGTACGGATGGCGTCGAACAGGAAGACGTCGGTCATGCGCTCGCCCTTTTGAGGTCTCGGAGGATGCGGAGCTCTGTCTCTGTCGGCGCCGGGGTGGTGCCCAGGTCGCCGGACACCTTCAGTTTCCACCCGGTCGCTTCGACGACCTGATCGACCTCGACGCCGGGGTGCAGTTCGGTGAGCGTGAGCTCGGCGGTCTCGGGGTCGGGCCGCATCAGGCCGAGGTCGGTGACCACCAGCGTCGGCCCGGCGCCGGGGAGGCCGAGACGCTCGCGATCGCCCTTGCCGGTGCCGTGGCCGAACGACGTCACGAAGTCGACCTTTTCGACGAACGTGCGGGTGCTCTGCCGGAGCACCACGAACACCTCGCGGCAGGAGGCGGCGATCTCCGGGGCCCCGCCCGCCCCCGGCAGACGCACCTTGGGGCTGCCGTAGTCCGGGCCGATGACGGTGGTGTTGATGTTGCCGAACTTGTCCAGCTGGGCGGCGCCGAGGAAGCCGACGTCGATCCGCCCCGGCTGGAGCCAGTAGTTGAAGACCTCGGGGACACTGACCACGGCGTCCGCGGTGTCGGCGAGTTCGCCGTCGCCGATGGACAGCGGGAGCCTGGTCGGTTTGGCGCCGAGGCACCCGGACTCGTAGATCAGCGTCAGATTCGGCGCGTGCCCGCGGCGGGCCAGGTTGGCGGCCGTGCTGGGCAGGCCGATGCCCACGAAACAGGACATCCCGTCGCCGAGCGCGCGGGCCGCGGCGACGCTCATCATCTCGTCGGAGGTGTACTCGGTCATGCCTTCACTCCCGTCAGCTCCTCGAGCCAGCGGGTGAAGCTCTCCCGGTCCCGGCCGATCTCGTCCCATGCCTGGTAGGCGTCGTTGTCCCGCTCGTAGTAGCCCGCCGCGTACGACGGCCGCGCGCCGCCGGGCACCTCGGCCACCGCGGTGACGGCCCACGACGGCAGCACGATCGCGCCGGGCCGGGGCTCCAGCTCGTCGACGACCTCCTCGACGGTGACCAGCGACCGTTTCGCCGCGAGCACCGCCTCCTTCTGGACGCCGGTGATACCCCAGATCTGGACGTTCCCGGACCTGTCGGCGCGCTGGGCGTGCACGACGGTGACGTCCGGGTTGAGAGCGGGGACGGCGGCCAGCCGCTCACCGGTGAACGGGCAGGTGATGGGTTTGATCGTGTCGGTCTGCGCGGGAAGATCCGTGCCGGTGTAGCCGCGCAGGACGGCGAACGGCAGCCCCGAAGCACCGGCGACGTACCGATTCGCCATGCCCGCGTGACTGTGTTCCTCGATCTCCAGCGGCACCGGCCAGGAGTGCTGGACCGCGTCACGGAACCGGTGCAGCGAGCCGACCCCGGGGTTGCCGCCCCACGAGAAGATCAGCTTGCTCGCACAGCCGGCGCCGATGAGCTGGTCGTAGACGATGTCCGGCGTCATGCGGATCAACGTCAGGCCGGTGCGGCCCTGGCGGATGATCTCGTGGCCGGCGGACACGGGGATGAGGTGCGTGAAACCCTCGAGCGCGACGGTGTCCCCGTCGTGTATCAGCCGTGCCACGGCCTCCTTCAACGACAGCAGCTCCGCCATCCCACCCTCCCAGGCCGTACATGTTCGGATCGCGCACACATGTTCTGCATATGAACATAGCTCAGCCGGCGCGACCGTGCAACCAAGCGCGATAGCGCCGAAGCGCGACGGCCTGCAACAGCGTCTCCACCACGAGCGCCCGTTTCGGGTCGATACCGGGCTTGGTACGCCGTCCCGCGCCGAGCCGGCGCAGCTGGCGCCGGACGCGGGCCATGCTCGCGGCGGACGCGACGGCCTTGTCGCCGATCCGGACCGGCGCGAGTTCCACCCCGGCGTCCGCGTCGTGCCGCCACTTGGCGGGCAGGTCCGGGTCGACGGCCAAGGCGGTGCCCATTCCGACGAGTTCCACGCCGCTCGCCAGGACCTCTTCCGCGACGCGCCTGCGGACCACGCCTCCGGTCAGCATCAGCGGCAGCGCGCTGGTCCGGACGAGCTGTTCGGCGAGAGACAGGAAGTACGCCTCCCGCGCGCGAGTGCGGTCGTCGCCGGACTGCCCGGTCATCGCCGGGCTCTCATAGCTGCCACCCGACAGTTCGACCAGGTCGACGCCGAGCGGTGCGAGCATCGCGATGACCGACGCGGCGTCGTCGGCGTCGAAACCGCCACGCTGGAAGTCCGCGGAGTTGAGCTTGACGGCGACGGCGAACCCGGGCGCCACGACGGCACGGACCGCGCGGACGACGTCGAGCAGGAATCGGGCCCGGTTCTCCAGACTTCCTCCCCACCGGTCTTCGCGACGATTGGCCAGCGGGGACAGGAATTGCGAGAGCAGGTAGCCGTGCGCCGCGTGGATTTCGACGCCGTCGAAACCGGCGCCTTCGGCGCGGCGGGCGGTCTCGGCGAACCGGGCCACGGTCTCCTCGATCCGCCGCGCGGACATCTCGACCGGCTCGGCGAACCGTTCGCTGTTCCTGCCGACGTCGACACGGACGGCCGACGGACCCCAGGCGACGCCGGGCATGTCCGCCCGCACCTGGCGCCCGGGATGGTTGATCTGCATCCACACCCGCGCCCCGCCGCTCTTGGCCGCCGACGCCCACCGGCGGAACGGCTCCAGCGGCGAGTCCGCGTCGAGGACGACACCCGCAGGACCGGTGAGCGCCTCCGCGTGGACCATGACGTTACCGGTGATGAGCAGACCCGCCCCGCCCTCGCTCCACCGTCGATACAGCTCGAACAAGGGCTTGCCGGGCAGCTGCCCCGAGCTCGCCATGTTCTCCTCCATCGCGGCCTTCACCAGGCGATTCGGCAGCGTCGAACCACCGGGAAGGGTGAGCGGCTCGAACACCGGTGAGAAGGTTTTCTCTGCTGCGGATGACATCCTTGCTCCCGAACGAGGTATGTTTACATTGCTCACATGAGCTTAGGAAGGGGATGTAAGCAGTGTCAACATCGACGAAGAGTGGCTACCATCACGGCGACTTGAGGGCGTCACTGCTGACCACGGCGATGCGCATGCTCGAAGCCGGCGAGCAGTTCTCCTTGCGCGCCGTCGCACGCGAGGCGGGCGTCTCTGCGACCGCGCCATACCGGCACTTCGCCGACAGGGACGCCCTGGAGTCGGCGCTGGCCGCGCAAGGATTGCGCGACCTGAAAGAAGATCTCGCGAAAGGGCGCGAGCTCCCGGCTTCCGTGGACGACCTGGCCGAACTCGCGGTCACCTACGTCGATTTCGCCCTGCGCCGCCCGGCGTTGTTCCGGCTGATGTTCGGAAACGCCTGCGACACGGGGAGCGAGGAGCGCGTCCAGGCCGCGGCGGACATTCACGACCTCTTGCGACTGGCGATGACACAGGTGTTCTCCGAACCCTCGGACGCGCTCACCTCGGCGGGCTGGGCACTCGCCCACGGGCTCGCGTACTTGTTCCTGGACGGCAAACTCCAGGTGGAGTCGGACGACGAGATCGCCGAGCAGGTGCGCGCCGCCTTCACCGCGATCCTGGCGGCACGACCGCGCTAACCGGTGTTGACAGTGCTTACATCGAAACCTAGAGTCTCGAATGTAAGCATCGTAAACATTCCAGGAGATCCGATGCCACAGGACACGGTCACCGTCGATCTGGGTGGACACTCGGTCGACGTCCCGAAAGGCGGCCTGTACGACCGCTACCGCATGGACACCGACCTCGACGCGGTCGCCGCCGACCCGCGCGTGAGCGGCGTCGGCTTCTTCCGGCGGCTCCCCAAGGCACGGGTCGAGTCGCCGATCGGCCCGACGCTGACGCCCAACTTCTACTACCGGATCGCGACGGCCCGGCTGACGCTGATCGCGCCCTCCCGGGCGATCCGGCGCCGTCTCCCCGAAGAGCTGTCGCCGCTGGAGATCGCACCGGGCCTCGGCCTGGTGTCGGTGATGATGTTCCGGTACGACGTCTGCGACATCGACTTCTACACCGAGGCCGCCGTGGGCGTCGCGGTCCGTCCCGCCCGGCACGGAGGGCTCGGGTTCTTCGATCTCGTGACCGGGCTCAAGAACGAGCATCTTCACTCGTACGTGCTGTCCCTCCCGGTCAGCAGCGACATCGCCCAGGTCCGCGGCCACGACGGCTACGGATTCCCGAAATGGGTGACGAGCCTCGACGTCGACATCGACGCCGAGCGCACCGAAGCGCGCGTGGCGAACGACCGCGGCGGGACCGACCTCGTCCTTTCCGCGGCGACACCACGCCAAACCACGCACGAGTCCGGCGACCAGGTCTCGAGTCTCACCTCGTACACCACCATCGGGGGCGCGTGGCATGCGACGCTGAGCCAGACGAACGTCCTCTCGGCCGGAAGCACGATGTTCCCGCGTGGTGCCGGCCTCCGGCTGGGCGAGGGACGCCTCTCCGATGACCTGCGCTCGCTCAACGCCCGCAAGCCGATCCGCCTCGACGTGATGACCGAAGGGCAGCTCGCGCTCCACATGCCGGTCCCCACCTCCGTCCGCGAACAGGAGGCCCGCAAATGACCACACGCGTCTTGAACGTCGTCACCAACGTCGGCCACTACGACGATCCGTCCCACCCGACCGGCTTGTGGCTTTCCGAGCTCACGCACGCCCACCACGTCTTCGCCGAACGCGGCTTCGAGCAGACGATCGTCAGCCCGCTGGGCGGACGATCGCCGCTCGAACCCCGATCGCTGAAGTTCCCCAACTACGACAAGACCGCCAAGGCCTGGCACGCCGATCCGGAACGGATGGCGCTGCTGGAGAACACCGCCGCCCCGGACGAGATCGACTCGGCGGATTTCGACGCGATCTACTTCACCGGCGGCCACGCGGTCATGTACGACTTCCCCGGCAGCGAGGGACTACAGCGGATCACCCGCGAGATCTTCGAACGCGGCGGCATCGTTTCCTCCGTCTGCCACGGTTACTGCGGTCTGCTGAACACCAAGCTGTCCGACGGCTCGTATCTCGTCGCGGGACGCAAGGTCACCGGCTTCGCCTGGCGCGAGGAAGTCCTCGCGAAGGTGGACAAGCTCGTGCCCTACAACGCCGAAGAAGAGATGAAGAAACGCGGCGCGCGCTACGAAAAGGCGAAGCTGCCCTTCGTCTCCTACGCCGTGGTCGACGGCAACCTCGTCACCGGCCAGAACCCGGGATCCGCGAAGGAGACGGCGAAGAAGGTGGCGGACCTGCTGTGATCAGCCGATCCCGCTGCCGGGCGGGAACCATTCGACGGCCTTGAAGTCGCCGCTCTCGACCCGTTCGACGGTCGCGCTGCTCAGGCACGGCGGCACGATGTGCTTCTGCTCGGGGTCGGGACCCCAGCTGTAGCCGAGCCTGTCGCGCTTGCCGTTGTCGTACACCGTCATCCCGACCCGGCGGTCCTTGAGGCCGGGGACGTTCGTGTCCTCGACGATGCCCGTGACGACGGCGACCGGACCGCCGACGACCAGGCAGTCGACCCGGCCGCGGAAGTAGGCGGAGAACCCGCCGCCGACGTGGCTCACCCGGAACGTTCCCTTACTCTCCGGGAAGAGACCGTGCGCGTCGAAGGCGAACCGGACGTCCTGGCCGTCCTTGCGCAGCATCTTGGCGCTGCCGACCAGGCTCGGTTCGGCAGGCTTGCCCTTGCCCGCTTCCGCGCCCGACGCCGGACCGGCCGCGACGAGCGTCGTGGCGAGGACCATCGCGGCACCGACGGCCGCGAGTTCTCGTGATCGGTTCATGTTCCACCCCTGGAATCCCCTGGTCACGGAGCTTTTCCGCGCTTCTCACCATCCCGGGGCGCCGGACGATGACGACTCCCCCGCACAGGGGAAGCGCCTCCCTCATAACGGGGATTTCCGGTATTTGGGATACCAAGCGCCGCACACTAGGCTGGGCGGGTGGCCTCGACGATCGCGGTGACCCGGTGGATTCCCGACGAAGCGCTGAAAGTGCTCGCCGAGGCCGGGGAGGTGAAACTGTCGCGCGCCGACCGGCCGCTGACGCCGGACGAACTGCGTGAGTTCGTCCGCGGCTCGTCCGCGATCGTCGGCATGCTGCACGACCGGATCGACGGGGCGGTCGCCGACGCTGCGGGCCCGGCGCTGAAGGTCGTGGCGAACGTGGCCGTCGGCTACGACAACATCGACGTCCCGGCGCTGACCGGCCGCGGGATCACCGTCACCAACACCCCCGGCGTGCTCACCGACGCCACCGCGGATCTGGCGTTCGGGCTGATCCTCGCGGTCACCCGACGGCTCGGCGAGGGCGAACGGCTGCTCCGCTCGCGCACCCCCTGGTCGTTCCACCTGGGCTTCCTGCTCGGCTCTTCGGTGCAGGACAAGACACTGGGGATCGTCGGGCTCGGTCAGATCGGGCAG from Amycolatopsis sp. EV170708-02-1 includes:
- a CDS encoding thiolase family protein — translated: MTDVFLFDAIRTPFGKYGGALSGVRPDDLAATVLRALAERNDLDPATVDEVVLGDANGAGEDNRNVARMAALLAGWPTTVPGATVNRLCGSGLDAVMQASRSVQVGDASLAVAGGVESMSRSPLVMQKPEKAFPAGNQTLYSTALGWRMVNPKMPEQWTVSLGESTEQLAERYGIGRDEQDAFAVRSHVNAARAWDEGFYDDHVVPVEGVELARDEGIRPDSSQEKLAKLKPVFRPQGTVTAANASPLNDGASALLLGDERAAKRLGKAPLARIAGRGAAGVDPDVFGIGPVRAAEIALERAGIGWEDLAAVELNEAFAAQSLACLRDWSKLDPEIVNVNGGAIAIGHPLGASGGRILGTLAHHLRRSGGRWGLAAICIGVGQGLAVVLEAQ
- a CDS encoding CoA-transferase subunit beta, encoding MTEYTSDEMMSVAAARALGDGMSCFVGIGLPSTAANLARRGHAPNLTLIYESGCLGAKPTRLPLSIGDGELADTADAVVSVPEVFNYWLQPGRIDVGFLGAAQLDKFGNINTTVIGPDYGSPKVRLPGAGGAPEIAASCREVFVVLRQSTRTFVEKVDFVTSFGHGTGKGDRERLGLPGAGPTLVVTDLGLMRPDPETAELTLTELHPGVEVDQVVEATGWKLKVSGDLGTTPAPTETELRILRDLKRASA
- a CDS encoding CoA transferase subunit A; the encoded protein is MAELLSLKEAVARLIHDGDTVALEGFTHLIPVSAGHEIIRQGRTGLTLIRMTPDIVYDQLIGAGCASKLIFSWGGNPGVGSLHRFRDAVQHSWPVPLEIEEHSHAGMANRYVAGASGLPFAVLRGYTGTDLPAQTDTIKPITCPFTGERLAAVPALNPDVTVVHAQRADRSGNVQIWGITGVQKEAVLAAKRSLVTVEEVVDELEPRPGAIVLPSWAVTAVAEVPGGARPSYAAGYYERDNDAYQAWDEIGRDRESFTRWLEELTGVKA
- a CDS encoding NADH:flavin oxidoreductase/NADH oxidase family protein codes for the protein MSSAAEKTFSPVFEPLTLPGGSTLPNRLVKAAMEENMASSGQLPGKPLFELYRRWSEGGAGLLITGNVMVHAEALTGPAGVVLDADSPLEPFRRWASAAKSGGARVWMQINHPGRQVRADMPGVAWGPSAVRVDVGRNSERFAEPVEMSARRIEETVARFAETARRAEGAGFDGVEIHAAHGYLLSQFLSPLANRREDRWGGSLENRARFLLDVVRAVRAVVAPGFAVAVKLNSADFQRGGFDADDAASVIAMLAPLGVDLVELSGGSYESPAMTGQSGDDRTRAREAYFLSLAEQLVRTSALPLMLTGGVVRRRVAEEVLASGVELVGMGTALAVDPDLPAKWRHDADAGVELAPVRIGDKAVASAASMARVRRQLRRLGAGRRTKPGIDPKRALVVETLLQAVALRRYRAWLHGRAG
- a CDS encoding TetR/AcrR family transcriptional regulator gives rise to the protein MRASLLTTAMRMLEAGEQFSLRAVAREAGVSATAPYRHFADRDALESALAAQGLRDLKEDLAKGRELPASVDDLAELAVTYVDFALRRPALFRLMFGNACDTGSEERVQAAADIHDLLRLAMTQVFSEPSDALTSAGWALAHGLAYLFLDGKLQVESDDEIAEQVRAAFTAILAARPR
- a CDS encoding acetoacetate decarboxylase family protein, encoding MPQDTVTVDLGGHSVDVPKGGLYDRYRMDTDLDAVAADPRVSGVGFFRRLPKARVESPIGPTLTPNFYYRIATARLTLIAPSRAIRRRLPEELSPLEIAPGLGLVSVMMFRYDVCDIDFYTEAAVGVAVRPARHGGLGFFDLVTGLKNEHLHSYVLSLPVSSDIAQVRGHDGYGFPKWVTSLDVDIDAERTEARVANDRGGTDLVLSAATPRQTTHESGDQVSSLTSYTTIGGAWHATLSQTNVLSAGSTMFPRGAGLRLGEGRLSDDLRSLNARKPIRLDVMTEGQLALHMPVPTSVREQEARK
- a CDS encoding type 1 glutamine amidotransferase domain-containing protein; translation: MTTRVLNVVTNVGHYDDPSHPTGLWLSELTHAHHVFAERGFEQTIVSPLGGRSPLEPRSLKFPNYDKTAKAWHADPERMALLENTAAPDEIDSADFDAIYFTGGHAVMYDFPGSEGLQRITREIFERGGIVSSVCHGYCGLLNTKLSDGSYLVAGRKVTGFAWREEVLAKVDKLVPYNAEEEMKKRGARYEKAKLPFVSYAVVDGNLVTGQNPGSAKETAKKVADLL